One genomic window of Boudabousia tangfeifanii includes the following:
- a CDS encoding potassium-transporting ATPase subunit C has product MNINLKRVFRATRAILVYTLVFGVIYTLVMTGIGQAVFSHRVNGSLVEKDGKVIASEYLSQPMKGEKYLQGRWELEDTESFPGHYFAGPTNQAVSYPEYQKTLQERAKSLNLPAPVGIDLVTGSGSGLDPNISLSSAMSQAPRIAKSRGLEQSQVEDVIKRHTAGNYWQPITNVLLVNLELDGLK; this is encoded by the coding sequence ATGAACATCAACCTCAAACGAGTTTTCCGGGCAACCCGAGCCATCTTGGTTTATACCCTGGTCTTCGGGGTGATCTACACGCTAGTGATGACTGGAATCGGCCAAGCGGTTTTCTCCCACCGAGTCAATGGTTCCCTGGTCGAAAAAGACGGCAAAGTGATTGCCTCCGAATACCTTTCGCAGCCTATGAAAGGGGAGAAATACCTGCAGGGGCGTTGGGAACTAGAAGATACAGAATCTTTCCCCGGCCACTACTTTGCCGGCCCGACCAACCAGGCTGTTAGCTACCCGGAATATCAAAAAACTTTGCAGGAGCGGGCTAAGAGCCTTAACCTGCCTGCTCCCGTGGGCATCGATTTGGTGACCGGGTCTGGTTCCGGCCTCGACCCAAATATCTCGCTGTCTTCGGCAATGTCTCAGGCACCGCGGATTGCCAAGTCGCGCGGCCTTGAGCAAAGCCAAGTAGAGGACGTGATTAAACGTCACACTGCCGGCAACTACTGGCAACCCATCACCAATGTGCTGCTAGTTAACTTGGAACTAGACGGCCTGAAATAA